A window from Triticum aestivum cultivar Chinese Spring chromosome 6D, IWGSC CS RefSeq v2.1, whole genome shotgun sequence encodes these proteins:
- the LOC123146155 gene encoding putative F-box/FBD/LRR-repeat protein At5g44950: MVAPRGRRSPSGPDRRPQAGGGERSAGGAAASEQKAAARVSVNQPAPPPKFNAGADRISALPEHLLLEILERLDLREAVRAGALSRRWRRLPKHLSRVDLDVAHFQGATPLEAMDAFTGAARSLLAVVPLAESSALKSLILGFYMPSPPHLSTIGRLVQDVVSLGQTECLEFCISLPSPSNTVPQRAEIGRQFMSFCQAYPVAFSWLTSLALERLAFGHSDITELISSCGRLRRLTLRTCRLVDLPFVLKIDTPCSGIQELKFLCVGCTRIDLISVPKLRQVVCHSWISEKLPLHFGYVPELRSVLLDSRAMAW, encoded by the coding sequence ATGGTCGCGCCGAGGGGGCGGCGCTCCCCGTCCGGTCCAGATCGACGGCCACAGGCGGGAGGTGGGGAGCGGAGCGCCGGAGGAGCCGCGGCCTCGGAGCAGAAGGCCGCCGCTAGGGTTTCGGTCAATCAGCCGGCCCCGCCGCCCAAGTTCAACGCCGGCGCGGACAGGATCAGCGCTCTCCCCGAGCACCTCCTCCTCGAGATCCTCGAGCGCCTTGACCTGCGCGAGGCGGTCCGCGCCGGGGCGCTCTCGAGACGGTGGCGGCGCCTCCCGAAGCACCTCTCGCGCGTGGACCTCGACGTCGCTCACTTCCAGGGCGCGACGCCGCTCGAGGCCATGGACGCGTTCACGGGTGCGGCGCGGTCGCTGCTCGCCGTGGTTCCCCTCGCCGAGAGCAGCGCCCTCAAGTCCCTTATCCTCGGCTTCTACATGCCTTCCCCTCCTCACCTGAGCACCATAGGCCGCCTCGTCCAGGACGTCGTGAGCTTGGGCCAGACCGAATGCCTTGAGTTTTGCATATCCCTGCCGTCCCCGAGCAACACCGTCCCGCAGCGCGCTGAGATTGGGCGGCAGTTCATGTCCTTCTGCCAGGCCTACCCGGTCGCCTTCTCTTGGCTCACGAGTCTTGCACTCGAGCGCCTTGCATTTGGTCATTCTGACATCACCGAGCTCATTAGCTCTTGTGGTAGGCTCAGGCGCCTCACCCTGCGTACCTGCAGACTGGTTGATCTGCCCTTCGTGCTCAAGATCGACACGCCGTGCTCTGGGATCCAGGAGCTCAAGTTCCTCTGTGTTGGGTGCACGCGGATCGACCTCATTTCTGTCCCTAAGCTTAGGCAAGTGGTGTGCCATTCTTGGATCTCCGAGAAGCTTCCACTGCACTTTGGCTATGTTCCTGAGCTTCGCAGTGTACTACTCGATTCTAGAGCCATGGCATGGTAG